The following are encoded together in the Candida orthopsilosis Co 90-125, chromosome 5 draft sequence genome:
- a CDS encoding Opt7 oligopeptide transporter, translating into MSKKSDLEITQKVSEVDHSYDQTKNSSSEIDVESSTSKESLLEPDVAELPRIVREIVPLEDDPTIPVLTFRYFILSIIFIVPGAFIDTMNSFRTTSAAYSIFFVQIASHWVGKWLAKVLPDKKVGFGRYKFSLNPGPWSIKETAMITITASSGATGSQGINSLALAEIYYGETVNAAVAIFFMWTIVYVGYSYAALARNFLLYDPQFIWPQALVQTTLFQTQNKSDTDSKQGSKQMRVFFFVLIGVCIWHFFPEYVWPMTSSLAFLCWVAPENYTANFIGSGLGGMGFMNITLDWSNITSSIMLYPYWVQVIQFIAFILSAWILIPSVKWGNLSDFKFGLMSNSLFLSNGTKYPTTELLTPDLQLNVTRYEELGHVHLGAQRAWNMFFDYAAYVSGFTWVVVFGYKSLSTSFKKLVASRKEKGSLSLQYTDRLNKLQSAYKEVPLYWYVILFIASFITLLVILATDSLFMPWWCMIVGLAFGMVIVTPLAWLYALSNFQLAIGTFNELLYGYMIQSKASRHPAGATVYGAIAGDAWYRAQYILQDQKIGHYMHLPPKAVFFSQIFGELIGVPINYAALRWVLSSKKDFLNGTKVDTLHQWTGQQIVSYNTNAIQYVVLGPTRLFKNYQVLPYGFLVGALAPLVIYGLYRLFPKSKLKFNLWNTTVFFSTLSSFYGNISTGPFSQFVGGTITMFYAYRYKHDLWKKYNYLLAAAIDTGYNLAILLIFIIFASGKTITMPNWWGNNEQSVERCFALAKAS; encoded by the coding sequence ATGAGTAAAAAGCTGGATCTCGAAATCACACAAAAGGTATCGGAAGTTGATCATTCCTATGACCAAACTAAAAACTCATCTTCcgaaattgatgttgaatcaTCAACCAGCAAAGAGTCATTGTTAGAGCCAGATGTTGCTGAACTACCCAGAATTGTTCGTGAAATTGTACCTTTGGAGGATGACCCAACTATACCTGTGTTGACATTTAGATACTTCATATTATCAATCATATTCATTGTGCCTGGTGCTTTCATAGACACAATGAACTCGTTTAGAACTACATCAGCTgcttattcaatttttttcgTCCAGATTGCCAGTCACTGGGTTGGGAAATGGTTAGCAAAAGTATTACCAGATAAAAAAGTTGGATTTGGTCGCTATAAATTCAGTTTGAACCCAGGACCATGGTCCATCAAAGAAACGGCTATGATCACAATAACTGCAAGCTCTGGAGCTACTGGATCACAAGGGATCAACTCGTTAGCTTTAGCTGAGATCTACTATGGCGAGACTGTTAATGCGGCAGTGGCAATTTTCTTTATGTGGACAATTGTCTATGTTGGTTATTCCTATGCTGCTCTTGcaagaaattttttgcTATATGATCCACAATTCATTTGGCCCCAAGCATTGGTGCAAACAACATTGTTTCAAACCCAAAATAAATCTGATACTGATTCAAAACAAGGTTCAAAGCAAATGAGAgtatttttctttgtattGATTGGAGTTTGCATCTGGCATTTCTTTCCTGAATATGTTTGGCCAATGACATCATCATTAGCATTCTTGTGTTGGGTTGCGCCAGAAAACTACACTGCCAATTTCATTGGATCTGGTTTAGGTGGTATGGGGTTTATGAATATCACATTAGACTGGTCCAATAttacttcatcaattatGTTATATCCTTATTGGGTACAAGTAATCCAGTTTATTGCGTTTATCCTAAGTGCTTGGATTTTAATTCCCCTGGTTAAATGGGGTAATTTATcagatttcaaatttggtttaATGTCAAATAGTCTTTTCTTGTCCAATGGAACCAAATATCCAACTACAGAATTATTGACTCCagatttgcaattgaatgTAACCAGATATGAAGAGTTAGGTCATGTTCATTTGGGAGCTCAAAGAGCATGGAATATGTTTTTCGATTATGCAGCTTACGTTTCTGGGTTTACATgggttgttgtttttggttACAAAAGTTTATCTACATCATTTAAGAAATTGGTTGcttcaagaaaagaaaaggggTCATTGAGTTTGCAATATACTGATCGATTGAACAAGCTTCAAAGTGCCTATAAAGAGGTTCCTTTGTATTGGTACGTCATTTTATTCATTGCATCGTTCATCACATTGTTGGTAATCCTTGCCACTGATAGTTTGTTTATGCCATGGTGGTGTATGATTGTTGGATTAGCTTTTGGTATGGTTATTGTTACTCCACTTGCATGGTTATACGCATTAtccaattttcaacttgcCATTGGTACGTTTAATGAGTTATTATACGGGTATATGATTCAGAGTAAAGCTCTGAGACATCCTGCAGGAGCAACAGTTTACGGTGCCATTGCTGGTGATGCATGGTACAGAGCACAATATATTttacaagatcaaaaaattggccACTATATGCATTTACCACCAAAAGCAGTGTTTTTTTCACAAATCTTTGGTGAATTGATTGGTGTACCAATCAACTATGCCGCATTGAGATGGGTATTGTCGTCAAAAAAGGATTTTCTTAATGGAACAAAGGTTGAtactcttcatcaatggaCAGGACAACAAATCGTCTCGTACAACACCAATGCCATCCAATACGTTGTCCTTGGTCCCACGAGGTTATTCAAAAACTATCAAGTATTACCTTATGGATTTTTGGTAGGTGCATTGGCACCCTTGGTCATATATGGGCTTTACAGATTGTTCCCCAAATCAAAGCTCAAGTTCAACTTGTGGAACACCACTGTATTTTTCTCTACATTATCCTCATTTTATGGGAACATATCTACAGGTCCATTTTCAcaatttgttggtggtACTATCACAATGTTTTACGCATACAGGTATAAACACGACTTGTGGAAGAAATACAATTACTTGTTGGCAGCTGCTATTGACACTGGTTATAACTTGGccattttgttgattttcatcatattcGCTTCAGGAAAGACGATAACCATGCCAAATTGGTGGGGAAATAACGAACAAAGTGTTGAGAGGTGTTTTGCTTTGGCCAAAGCTTCATAA
- a CDS encoding Met15 O-acetylhomoserine O-acetylserine sulfhydrylase: MPSHFDTLQLHAGQPVDKPYNARAPPIYATSSYVFNDSKHGAQLFGLETPGYIYSRIMNPTNDVFEQRIAALEGGIGALATSSGQAAQLLAIAGLAHSGDNIISTSYLYGGTYNQFKVAFKRFGIETRFVNGDNVDDFAKLIDNKTKAIYLESIGNPKYNVPDFEKIVKLAHDNGIPVVVDNTFGAGGFLVNPIKYGADIVVHSATKWIGGHGTTIAGVVVDSGKFPWTKYPEKYPQFSKPSEGYHGLILSDALKEAAFIGHLRIELLRDLGPALNPFGSFLLLQGLETLSLRVERQSENALKLAQWLESNPHVDSVSYVGLPSHESHELAKKYFNNNAKFFGGALSFTVKEIESNSSDPFQEASPKVVDNLKIASNLANVGDSKTLVIAPYFTTHQQLDEEEKIASGVSKGLIRVSIGTEFIDDIIEDFEQAFKKVYGN, translated from the coding sequence ATGCCATCTCACTTTGATACACTTCAGTTGCATGCTGGACAGCCTGTTGACAAACCATATAATGCTAGAGCCCCACCAATCTATGCCACAAGTTCGTACGTCTTTAACGACTCCAAACATGGTGCTCAATTATTTGGATTGGAAACTCCGGGGTACATTTACTCTAGAATTATGAACCCAACCAACGatgtttttgaacaaagaaTTGCTGCTCTTGAAGGAGGTATTGGTGCATTGGCCACATCATCAGGTCAAGCTGCCCAATTGTTAGCCATTGCTGGTTTAGCCCATTCTGGTGATAACATTATTAGCACTTCATATTTGTATGGAGGTACttacaatcaattcaaagttGCTTTCAAgagatttggaattgagACCAGATTCGTCAATGGTgataatgttgatgattttgctaaattgattgacaaCAAGACCAAGGCTATTTACTTGGAAAGTATCGGAAACCCAAAATACAATGTTCcagattttgaaaagattgttaAATTAGCGCATGACAATGGTATTccagttgttgttgataatacTTTTGGTGCTGGTGGATTCTTGGTTAATCCTATTAAATATGGGGCagatattgttgttcatTCAGCTACCAAATGGATTGGTGGACACGGTACCACGATTGCTGGTGTGGTTGTTGACTCTGGTAAATTCCCATGGACAAAGTATCCTGAAAAATACCCACAATTCTCCAAACCTTCTGAAGGTTACCACGGATTGATTTTAAGCGATGCATTGAAAGAAGCTGCTTTCATTGGACATTTGAGAATTGAATTATTACGTGATTTGGGTCCAGCTTTGAATCCATTTGGTTCCTTTTTGCTCTTGCAAGGTTTGGAAACCTTGAGTTTAAGAGTTGAAAGACAAAGTGAGAAtgcattgaaattggcCCAATGGTTAGAACTGAACCCACATGTTGATTCAGTATCATATGTTGGTTTGCCATCCCATGAATCTCACGAATTGGCTAAGAAATACTTCAATAACAATGCCAAATTCTTTGGTGGTGCTTTGTCATTCACAGTTAAGGAGATTGAATCGAATTCCTCAGATCCATTCCAAGAAGCTTCTCCAAAGGTTGTTGATAACTTGAAAATTGCTTCAAACTTGGCAAACGTTGGTGATTCCAAAACATTGGTTATAGCACCATACTTTACTacccatcaacaattggacGAGGAGGAGAAGATAGCATCTGGTGTGTCAAAAGGTTTGATTAGAGTTTCAATTGGAACAGAGTTTATAGACGATATCATCgaagattttgaacaagCTTTCAAGAAAGTATATGGGAATTAG